Proteins encoded by one window of Winogradskyella sp. PG-2:
- a CDS encoding sugar phosphate isomerase/epimerase family protein: MKTIKGPAVFLAQFMDDNAPFNSLDGLCQWASDLGYKGIQIPTDPSLIDLGKAAESQTYCDEFKGKINSYGLEITELSTHLQGQLVAVHPAYDIMFDNFAPNHCKGNPKARTEWATQQVKDAATASRRLGLNAHATFSGSLLWHTMHPWPQRPDGLVEMGFGELAKRWLPILNHFDEQGVDVCYEIHPGEDLHDGVTFERFLEATNNHKRVNILYDPSHFVLQQLDYIEYIDHYHEFIKAFHVKDSEFKPTGKKGMFGGYGDWKDRAGRYRSPGDGQVDFKTIFTKLTEYGCDVWAVMEWECCIKSPEQGAREGVKFIQDHIIEATEKRFDDFAGADVDKEQLRKILGI, translated from the coding sequence ATGAAAACGATTAAAGGGCCTGCAGTATTTTTAGCGCAATTTATGGATGATAACGCTCCATTTAATTCTTTAGATGGACTTTGTCAATGGGCGAGTGATTTGGGTTATAAAGGTATACAGATACCAACGGACCCAAGTTTAATAGATTTAGGAAAGGCAGCTGAAAGTCAAACTTATTGTGATGAGTTTAAAGGAAAAATAAATTCCTATGGATTAGAAATCACCGAACTCTCAACACATCTTCAAGGGCAGTTGGTTGCTGTACATCCTGCATATGATATTATGTTCGATAATTTTGCACCAAATCATTGTAAAGGTAATCCTAAAGCGAGAACAGAATGGGCTACTCAGCAAGTAAAAGATGCTGCAACAGCAAGTCGAAGATTAGGACTGAATGCACATGCTACATTTTCAGGCTCACTTTTATGGCATACAATGCATCCATGGCCACAGCGACCTGATGGATTAGTTGAAATGGGTTTTGGAGAACTAGCAAAACGATGGCTACCAATTCTTAATCATTTTGATGAACAAGGTGTCGATGTTTGTTACGAAATTCACCCAGGTGAAGACTTGCACGATGGTGTAACTTTCGAGCGCTTTTTGGAAGCAACAAATAATCATAAACGTGTCAACATCTTATACGACCCTTCACATTTTGTATTGCAGCAACTAGATTATATTGAATATATAGACCATTATCACGAATTTATAAAAGCCTTTCATGTCAAAGATTCAGAATTTAAACCTACAGGTAAGAAAGGTATGTTTGGTGGCTATGGTGATTGGAAAGATCGTGCAGGACGCTATCGTTCGCCTGGAGACGGACAAGTAGATTTTAAAACAATTTTCACAAAGCTTACGGAATATGGTTGCGATGTTTGGGCAGTTATGGAATGGGAATGTTGTATTAAAAGTCCTGAACAAGGTGCACGAGAAGGTGTTAAGTTTATACAAGATCATATTATTGAAGCTACCGAAAAGCGTTTTGATGATTTTGCTGGAGCTGACGTAGATAAAGAACAATTAAGAAAAATACTAGGAATTTAA
- a CDS encoding glycoside hydrolase family 13 protein: protein MKRTWWKEGVVYQIYPRSFKDTTGNGLGDIYGIIEKLDYIKSLGVDIIWLCPVYESPNDDNGYDISDYKAISKEFGGSEAFDLLLKGMHQRGLKLVMDLVLNHSSDEHKWFKESRKSKDNPYRDYYFWKSSKDSNPPNNWTSFFSGSAWKKDDITNEYFLHLFTKKQPDLNWENPKVRKEIHDIVDFWCKKGVDGFRMDVISLISKQLEFPDSIYPEDYGKTIKNYYANGPKIHQYLNELNKEVLSKYDIMTVGEGPGIDLSNGLDYVDDSRNELNMIFHFDHMFIDNGPGGKYDPIDVSLPKFKKVFNDWDTKLKDKGWGSIFLGNHDFSRMVSRFGNDSKYHNESAKLLALLLFTLRGTVYVYQGDEIGMTNVAYPSIEDYNDVETLGSWNEAIARGEDMKDYLKLVHRQSRDNARTPMQWDKTKNSGFSEGTPWLKVNPNFEAINVETQENNAHSILNFYRQMIAFRKANTVMVYGDYECMNEDDENLYIYSRSDENDHYIILLNFSDNVQPVKHLELNLNASELIISNLEALHSITELQPWEAQLRKYS, encoded by the coding sequence ATGAAACGAACTTGGTGGAAAGAAGGAGTAGTGTATCAAATTTATCCACGCTCTTTTAAAGATACAACAGGGAATGGTTTAGGTGATATTTATGGTATTATAGAAAAGCTTGATTATATCAAATCACTAGGAGTCGATATAATTTGGCTTTGTCCCGTTTATGAATCTCCTAATGATGATAATGGTTATGATATTTCAGATTACAAAGCTATTTCTAAAGAGTTTGGCGGTTCAGAAGCTTTTGATCTTTTACTTAAAGGCATGCATCAAAGAGGCCTAAAACTTGTTATGGATTTAGTACTAAATCATAGTTCTGATGAACACAAGTGGTTTAAAGAATCTCGTAAATCTAAAGACAACCCTTATCGAGATTACTATTTCTGGAAGAGCTCAAAAGACAGTAACCCACCAAATAATTGGACATCCTTTTTTAGTGGCTCGGCTTGGAAAAAAGATGATATTACTAATGAATATTTCTTACATCTTTTCACTAAAAAACAACCAGACTTAAATTGGGAGAATCCTAAAGTGCGTAAAGAAATACATGATATTGTAGACTTCTGGTGTAAAAAAGGAGTTGACGGGTTTAGAATGGATGTGATTTCTTTAATCTCAAAACAACTCGAGTTTCCCGATAGTATTTATCCTGAAGATTATGGTAAGACTATTAAAAACTATTATGCTAATGGACCAAAAATTCATCAATATTTAAATGAACTCAATAAAGAAGTATTGTCTAAATATGATATTATGACCGTTGGTGAAGGTCCTGGTATTGATTTAAGTAATGGCCTTGATTATGTTGATGATAGTAGAAATGAGCTTAATATGATTTTTCACTTTGACCACATGTTTATAGACAATGGTCCAGGAGGGAAATACGACCCAATTGATGTTTCTCTTCCTAAATTTAAAAAAGTATTTAATGATTGGGATACCAAATTAAAAGACAAAGGTTGGGGAAGTATCTTTTTAGGTAACCATGACTTTTCTAGAATGGTATCTCGCTTTGGGAATGATTCTAAATATCATAACGAATCTGCAAAGCTTTTAGCGTTGCTTTTATTCACACTCAGAGGCACTGTATATGTTTATCAAGGTGATGAGATAGGAATGACTAATGTTGCTTACCCTTCTATCGAAGATTATAATGATGTTGAAACCTTAGGTAGTTGGAATGAAGCAATAGCTAGAGGTGAGGACATGAAAGACTATTTAAAATTAGTTCATAGACAAAGTAGAGACAATGCAAGAACACCAATGCAATGGGATAAAACTAAAAATTCAGGATTTTCAGAAGGCACACCATGGTTAAAAGTTAATCCTAATTTTGAAGCAATAAATGTTGAGACTCAAGAGAATAATGCCCATTCTATTCTAAACTTTTACAGACAGATGATAGCATTTAGAAAAGCTAATACAGTAATGGTTTATGGTGACTATGAGTGTATGAATGAAGATGATGAAAATCTATATATATATTCACGCTCAGATGAAAATGATCACTATATCATATTATTAAATTTTAGTGATAACGTTCAACCTGTAAAGCATCTAGAATTAAATTTAAACGCAAGCGAATTGATTATCTCAAACCTTGAAGCTTTACATTCCATAACAGAACTCCAACCTTGGGAAGCTCAACTTAGAAAATATAGTTAG
- a CDS encoding DUF1080 domain-containing protein encodes MNKFLILGLCLLTFASCKENKEKEVEKDVIEIVEEETSNEWTILFDGTSLDNWRGYLSEEMHPEWTIEDGEMTFTPGEEGGKNIISKDTYTNFILSLEWKISEAGNSGIFWGVYEDEKYTEAYMTGPEIQVLDNAKHPDSFVAEGTHKAGSLYDMIACPEEHINPAGEWNLCVIEVNQDANLAKVSMNGTEVMSFALHGEDWGKMVADSKFKDWEGFGKYRTGHIGLQDHSDKVWYRNIKIKNLD; translated from the coding sequence ATGAATAAATTTTTGATTTTAGGCCTTTGCCTTTTAACCTTTGCATCATGTAAAGAAAACAAAGAAAAAGAAGTGGAAAAAGACGTAATTGAAATAGTGGAGGAAGAAACTAGTAATGAATGGACGATTTTGTTTGATGGCACATCATTGGATAATTGGAGAGGCTATTTATCTGAAGAAATGCATCCAGAATGGACTATTGAGGATGGTGAAATGACTTTTACTCCTGGTGAAGAAGGAGGTAAAAATATTATCTCCAAAGACACGTATACAAATTTTATTTTGTCTTTAGAATGGAAGATATCTGAAGCAGGTAATAGCGGTATTTTTTGGGGAGTTTATGAAGATGAAAAATATACTGAAGCATATATGACAGGGCCAGAAATACAGGTTTTAGATAATGCTAAACATCCAGATTCCTTTGTTGCCGAAGGAACTCACAAAGCAGGTTCATTATATGATATGATAGCTTGTCCAGAAGAGCATATTAATCCTGCTGGAGAATGGAATCTTTGTGTTATTGAAGTAAATCAAGATGCCAACTTAGCTAAAGTGAGTATGAATGGTACTGAAGTTATGAGTTTTGCATTGCATGGAGAAGACTGGGGTAAAATGGTGGCGGACTCAAAGTTTAAAGATTGGGAAGGTTTTGGCAAATACAGAACGGGTCACATAGGGTTGCAAGACCATAGTGACAAGGTTTGGTATAGAAATATTAAAATAAAGAATCTAGACTAG